A genomic region of Nymphaea colorata isolate Beijing-Zhang1983 chromosome 2, ASM883128v2, whole genome shotgun sequence contains the following coding sequences:
- the LOC116248369 gene encoding cytochrome P450 86B1-like → MSPAAGNATVLNPAGVRASIVGRFPCSGFDVTAVEVCLAVAVFLVFHAFRQKKARGLPVWPVVGMLPSMIWALRDNTYEWITDVVIRQGGTFTFNGPWFTNLNCVVTSDPRNLEFLLKAKFWSFPKGEYFRNCLHDLLGDGIFNADDEPWQMQRKTASLEFHSGKFRKLTASTVGNLVYQRLLPVLDAYAENGAPLDLQDVLLRLTFDNVCMVALGVDSGCLKPGLPEIPFAKSFEEATEMTTIRFLTPTAIWKAMRFLNIGPERRLKQSVLHVKDYADSVIKVRKAETALEGGEKSDLLSVIMRLKDEEGSPYSDKFLRDICINFILAGRDTSSVALSWFFWLLEQNPAVEEKILDEIHRIVAARESSKAEKEGSSKVVLTAEEVKKMEYLHAALSEALRLYPSVPVDHKEVREDEIFPDGTVLKKGTKVIYAIYSMGRMESIWGKDCREFKPERWIRDGRFMSESAYRFTAFNGGPRLCLGKDFAYYQMKQAAAAIISRFRVRVVPGHPVEPKMALTMYMKHGLKVVLQRRHPQQS, encoded by the exons ATGAGTCCAGCAGCTGGCAATGCCACAGTCCTCAATCCGGCCGGCGTTCGCGCCAGCATTGTTGGGAGGTTTCCGTGCTCGGGATTTGATGTAACTGCTGTTGAAGTCTGTTTGGCGGTCGCTGTCTTCCTGGTTTTCCACGCTTTTAGACAGAAGAAAGCCCGGGGATTGCCGGTTTGGCCGGTCGTCGGCATGCTGCCATCCATGATCTGGGCACTGAGGGACAACACTTACGAGTGGATCACTGATGTGGTTATTAGACAAGGAGGAACCTTCACCTTCAATGGTCCTTG GTTCACAAACTTGAACTGCGTGGTGACATCTGATCCCCGGAACTTGGAGTTCTTGCTGAAAGCCAAGTTCTGGAGCTTCCCCAAGGGGGAGTACTTCAGGAACTGCCTGCACGACTTGCTTGGCGATGGCATCTTCAACGCCGACGACGAGCCTTGGCAAATGCAGAGGAAGACGGCGAGTCTCGAGTTCCACTCCGGCAAGTTTCGGAAGCTCACTGCGTCGACCGTCGGCAATCTCGTCTACCAGCGCCTTCTGCCGGTGTTGGATGCTTATGCTGAGAATGGCGCTCCCCTTGACTTGCAG GACGTTCTCCTCCGCCTGACGTTCGATAACGTCTGCATGGTCGCTCTAGGCGTGGACTCCGGCTGCCTGAAGCCGGGGCTGCCTGAAATCCCGTTCGCAAAATCATTCGAGGAGGCGACTGAGATGACGACAATCCGGTTCTTAACGCCGACGGCGATTTGGAAGGCAATGCGCTTCCTCAACATCGGCCCCGAGAGGCGGCTCAAGCAATCGGTCCTGCATGTGAAGGATTACGCGGACAGCGTCATCAAGGTGCGGAAAGCAGAAACCGCGTTGGAGGGCGGGGAGAAGTCGGACCTGCTCAGCGTCATCATGAGGCTGAAGGACGAAGAGGGCAGCCCTTACTCGGACAAGTTCCTGAGGGACATATGCATCAACTTCATCCTCGCCGGCCGGGACACCTCCTCGGTGGCGCTCTCGTGGTTCTTCTGGCTGCTCGAACAAAACCCAGCGGTGGAGGAGAAGATACTGGATGAAATCCACCGGATCGTGGCGGCGAGGGAGTCCTCTAAGGCTGAAAAAGAAGGCAGCAGCAAGGTGGTGTTGACGGCGGAGGAGGTGAAGAAGATGGAGTACCTGCACGCGGCCCTATCGGAAGCGCTGAGGCTTTATCCATCAGTTCCGGTGGATCACAaggag GTTAGAGAGGATGAGATCTTCCCAGATGGTACTGTACTCAAGAAAGGAACCAAGGTCATCTATGCCATATACTCAATGGGGAGGATGGAAAGCATTTGGGGCAAAGATTGCCGTGAATTCAAACCAGAGAGATGGATCCGAGATGGCCGGTTCATGAGTGAATCAGCCTACAGGTTCACAGCCTTCAATGGCGGCCCGCGGCTCTGTCTAGGCAAGGACTTTGCTTACTACCAGATGAAGCAGGCAGCAGCGGCCATCATTTCTCGATTCCGCGTTCGAGTCGTACCGGGACACCCAGTCGAGCCAAAAATGGCCTTAACCATGTACATGAAGCATGGCCTGAAAGTTGTTCTGCAAAGAAGGCATCCACAGCAGTCCTGA
- the LOC116248585 gene encoding uncharacterized protein LOC116248585 isoform X1 — MGENEDDMIMEEEIGVNDGSQPIGEDVHMVFEEDDEEYHYEENDELHGDDEMPEVERADNVEGDENHKVEAHVSEGVGSRGSILNTVLWNHVIKGKQSGKGRGGTKIFKCKHCKGIFHGTYTRVYAHLMGVARGGSVGIRYCDEVKKSKKLQREIYKQVRRAESAPGAISLKRSRTERAASSTASSFPVSQSTIVESFKKLEHEDVDHHVMRFLCANGIPFNVLRSPYWEDMVHGISQFPRYKAPSFERATTVLLDNEKERVSEEIDDFKQKWPIHGVSIISNGWTNAKNQPLINVLASNLYGAAFLYAYDFAAVENSGKDIAQFLVRAIEEVGPSNVVQIVTDNASNCQFAGNEVRISYPHIFWSPCMIHTLSLILKDLANEFSWLRNAYVVAKDIVKYITNHGQTLDIFRNHSKLEVLKTAKKRFVSHYTVLKHLIDVKDTLRAVVVTDDWDKWANFCRDEEMKSKAKVVQEHVMSEQFWGHVQFSLLITRPIYEMIKFLDRDEPLIGEVYESMENMIGQIEQNLKDHDDMYEKVSKMIYYRWDKLNLPLHCLAHVLTPKYYNFEYLKSLSSGGALRVPPDQNVDIMDKAKEAIYMITQDEETTDEVILELLEFIDKKGSFGTKEATRHVTKSNFSVLDWWRLHGGKTKLKAIAIKVLSQVVTASSIEREWNTYNYIHNVKKDVLNGHRADTLVYIHSNLRLLSRYKNKSAYLLGPHKKWDLDPENPVIEEDLIKLEDDQLEHIEGHGDNDGDCTCLKENGWLLASIDEEVTEGHDQENAKMGVPKSGKRDARSVTNRGPSTFQSRASSISHECGPALRPPKVPTCMSNVVSRGGRRGAAGGSKRGGRMSSAHATSTYDLKEKGNML; from the exons ATGGGGGAGAATGAAGATGATATgataatggaagaggaaattGGTGTAAATGATGGGAGCCAACCAATAGGAGAGGATGTTCACATGGTttttgaagaagatgatgaggaGTATCACTATGAGGAAAATGATGAGCTTCATGGTGACGATGAGATGCCAGAAGTGGAAAGAGCGGACAATGTTGAGGGTGATGAAAATCACAAGGTTGAGGCCCATGTGAGTGAGGGTGTTGGCTCAAGGGGTTCAATTCTAAATACAGTTCTATGGAACCATGTAATTAAAGGGAAACAAAGTGGAAAAGGGCGGGGTGGCACCAAAATATTCAAATGCAAACATTGTAAAGGTATTTTCCATGGAACGTACACAAGAGTTTATGCCCACTTGATGGGAGTTGCAAGGGGTGGTAGCGTTGGGATTCGCTATTGTGATGAAGTCAAGAAGTCCAAAAAGTTGCAACGTGAAATCTACAAACAAGTAAGAAGAGCTGAGAGTGCACCAGGTGCTATAAGTTTAAAGAGGTCTAGAACCGAAAGAGCGGCATCTTCTACTGCCTCTTCATTTCCGGTTAGTCAAAGCACCATTGTTGAATCATTTAAAAAGCTTGAGCATGAAGATGTTGACCACCATGTCATGAGATTCTTGTGTGCAAATGGTATCCCATTTAATGTTTTAAGGTCCCCATATTGGGAGGACATGGTTCATGGGATTAGTCAATTTCCAAGATACAAAGCACCATCATTTGAAAGGGCAACAACAGTGCTGCTTGataatgagaaagaaagggtGTCTGAGGAGATAGacgatttcaaacaaaagtgGCCAATTCATGGGGTCTCTATCATCTCCAATGGGTGGACAAATGCAAAAAATCAACCACTAATTAATGTACTTGCTTCAAATCTTTATGGTGCAGCATTCCTTTATGCTTATGATTTTGCTGCAGTAGAAAATTCTGGGAAAGATATTGCTCAGTTTTTGGTAAGGGCAATTGAAGAAGTTGGGCCATCTAATGTTGTCCAAATCGTGACAGATAATGCCTCTAATTGTCAGTTTGCAGGGAATGAGGTAAGGATTTCATATCCACACATTTTTTGGTCACCATGTATGATTCACACTTTGAGCCTAATACTTAAAGATTTGGCAAATGAATTTTCCTGGTTGCGAAATGCATATGTTGTTGCAAAAGATATTGTCAAGTACATAACTAACCATGGTCAAACACTTGATATATTTAGGAACCACTCAAAGCTAGAGGTTCTGAAGACTGcaaaaaaaagatttgtttCCCACTACACTGTATTAAAGCATTTGATAGATGTAAAAGATACATTGAGAGCTGTAGTGGTTACAGATGATTGGGATAAATGGGCTAACTTTTGTAGAGATGAGGAGATGAAAAGTAAAGCTAAGGTAGTACAAGAACATGTAATGTCTGAGCAGTTTTGGGGGCATGTGCAATTTAGTTTGTTAATTACAAGGCCCATATATGAAATGATAAAGTTTCTTGATCGCGATGAACCTTTAATTGGTGAAGTTTATGAAAGCATGGAGAATATGATTGGTCAAATAGAACAGAATCTCAAAGATCATGATGATATGTATGAGAAAGTCTCTAAGATGATTTATTATAGGTGGGACAAGTTGAATTTGCCATTGCATTGTCTAGCTCATGTTTTGACTCCAAAATACTACAACTTTGAGTACTTGAAAAGTTTAAGTTCAGGTGGAGCTCTTCGTGTGCCTCCAG ATCAAAATGTAGACATAATGGATAAAGCTAAAGAGGCCATTTACATGATAACTCAAGATGAAGAAACAACTGATGAAGTTATATTAGAGCTTTTGGAATTTATAGATAAGAAAGGAAGTTTTGGTACTAAAGAGGCAACACGGCATGTTACAAAGTCAAATTTTTCTGTGCTGGATTGGTGGCGCCTTCATGGTGGCAAGAcaaaattaaaagcaatagcTATTAAGGTCCTATCACAAGTGGTTACTGCATCTTCAATTGAGCGCGAATGGAACACATACAACTATATCCATAATGTGAAAAAGGATGTCCTGAATGGACATCGAGCAGACACACTTGTTTATATCCATTCAAATCTTCGCCTATTGAGTAG GTACAAAAATAAGTCTGCTTATTTGCTTGGGCCTCATAAAAAATGGGACCTTGATCCTGAGAATCCTGTTATTGAGGAAGACCTAATCAAACTAGAAGATGATCAATTGGAGCATATTGAAGGTCATGGTGATAATGATGGAGATTGCACTTGTTTGAAAGAAAATGGGTGGCTATTAGCTTCAATTGATGAGGAGGTCACAGAGGGTCACGACCAAGAAAATGCAAAGATGGGTGTTCCTAAATCCGGTAAAAGAGATGCTAGATCTGTAACAAATCGGGGTCCTAGTACTTTCCAGTCTCGAGCTTCTAGCATCTCACATGAATGTGGACCAGCATTACGACCTCCCAAGGTTCCAACTTGTATGTCTAATGTTGTTAGTAGAGGGGGGAGAAGAG GCGCTGCTGGAGGAAGTAAAAGAGGTGGTCGCATGAGTTCAGCTCATGCTACAAGTACCTATGATCTAAAGGAGAAGGGAAACATGCTATGA
- the LOC116248585 gene encoding uncharacterized protein LOC116248585 isoform X2 has protein sequence MGENEDDMIMEEEIGVNDGSQPIGEDVHMVFEEDDEEYHYEENDELHGDDEMPEVERADNVEGDENHKVEAHVSEGVGSRGSILNTVLWNHVIKGKQSGKGRGGTKIFKCKHCKGIFHGTYTRVYAHLMGVARGGSVGIRYCDEVKKSKKLQREIYKQVRRAESAPGAISLKRSRTERAASSTASSFPVSQSTIVESFKKLEHEDVDHHVMRFLCANGIPFNVLRSPYWEDMVHGISQFPRYKAPSFERATTVLLDNEKERVSEEIDDFKQKWPIHGVSIISNGWTNAKNQPLINVLASNLYGAAFLYAYDFAAVENSGKDIAQFLVRAIEEVGPSNVVQIVTDNASNCQFAGNEVRISYPHIFWSPCMIHTLSLILKDLANEFSWLRNAYVVAKDIVKYITNHGQTLDIFRNHSKLEVLKTAKKRFVSHYTVLKHLIDVKDTLRAVVVTDDWDKWANFCRDEEMKSKAKVVQEHVMSEQFWGHVQFSLLITRPIYEMIKFLDRDEPLIGEVYESMENMIGQIEQNLKDHDDMYEKVSKMIYYRWDKLNLPLHCLAHVLTPKYYNFEYLKSLSSGGALRVPPDQNVDIMDKAKEAIYMITQDEETTDEVILELLEFIDKKGSFGTKEATRHVTKSNFSVLDWWRLHGGKTKLKAIAIKVLSQVVTASSIEREWNTYNYIHNVKKDVLNGHRADTLVYIHSNLRLLSTKISLLICLGLIKNGTLILRILLLRKT, from the exons ATGGGGGAGAATGAAGATGATATgataatggaagaggaaattGGTGTAAATGATGGGAGCCAACCAATAGGAGAGGATGTTCACATGGTttttgaagaagatgatgaggaGTATCACTATGAGGAAAATGATGAGCTTCATGGTGACGATGAGATGCCAGAAGTGGAAAGAGCGGACAATGTTGAGGGTGATGAAAATCACAAGGTTGAGGCCCATGTGAGTGAGGGTGTTGGCTCAAGGGGTTCAATTCTAAATACAGTTCTATGGAACCATGTAATTAAAGGGAAACAAAGTGGAAAAGGGCGGGGTGGCACCAAAATATTCAAATGCAAACATTGTAAAGGTATTTTCCATGGAACGTACACAAGAGTTTATGCCCACTTGATGGGAGTTGCAAGGGGTGGTAGCGTTGGGATTCGCTATTGTGATGAAGTCAAGAAGTCCAAAAAGTTGCAACGTGAAATCTACAAACAAGTAAGAAGAGCTGAGAGTGCACCAGGTGCTATAAGTTTAAAGAGGTCTAGAACCGAAAGAGCGGCATCTTCTACTGCCTCTTCATTTCCGGTTAGTCAAAGCACCATTGTTGAATCATTTAAAAAGCTTGAGCATGAAGATGTTGACCACCATGTCATGAGATTCTTGTGTGCAAATGGTATCCCATTTAATGTTTTAAGGTCCCCATATTGGGAGGACATGGTTCATGGGATTAGTCAATTTCCAAGATACAAAGCACCATCATTTGAAAGGGCAACAACAGTGCTGCTTGataatgagaaagaaagggtGTCTGAGGAGATAGacgatttcaaacaaaagtgGCCAATTCATGGGGTCTCTATCATCTCCAATGGGTGGACAAATGCAAAAAATCAACCACTAATTAATGTACTTGCTTCAAATCTTTATGGTGCAGCATTCCTTTATGCTTATGATTTTGCTGCAGTAGAAAATTCTGGGAAAGATATTGCTCAGTTTTTGGTAAGGGCAATTGAAGAAGTTGGGCCATCTAATGTTGTCCAAATCGTGACAGATAATGCCTCTAATTGTCAGTTTGCAGGGAATGAGGTAAGGATTTCATATCCACACATTTTTTGGTCACCATGTATGATTCACACTTTGAGCCTAATACTTAAAGATTTGGCAAATGAATTTTCCTGGTTGCGAAATGCATATGTTGTTGCAAAAGATATTGTCAAGTACATAACTAACCATGGTCAAACACTTGATATATTTAGGAACCACTCAAAGCTAGAGGTTCTGAAGACTGcaaaaaaaagatttgtttCCCACTACACTGTATTAAAGCATTTGATAGATGTAAAAGATACATTGAGAGCTGTAGTGGTTACAGATGATTGGGATAAATGGGCTAACTTTTGTAGAGATGAGGAGATGAAAAGTAAAGCTAAGGTAGTACAAGAACATGTAATGTCTGAGCAGTTTTGGGGGCATGTGCAATTTAGTTTGTTAATTACAAGGCCCATATATGAAATGATAAAGTTTCTTGATCGCGATGAACCTTTAATTGGTGAAGTTTATGAAAGCATGGAGAATATGATTGGTCAAATAGAACAGAATCTCAAAGATCATGATGATATGTATGAGAAAGTCTCTAAGATGATTTATTATAGGTGGGACAAGTTGAATTTGCCATTGCATTGTCTAGCTCATGTTTTGACTCCAAAATACTACAACTTTGAGTACTTGAAAAGTTTAAGTTCAGGTGGAGCTCTTCGTGTGCCTCCAG ATCAAAATGTAGACATAATGGATAAAGCTAAAGAGGCCATTTACATGATAACTCAAGATGAAGAAACAACTGATGAAGTTATATTAGAGCTTTTGGAATTTATAGATAAGAAAGGAAGTTTTGGTACTAAAGAGGCAACACGGCATGTTACAAAGTCAAATTTTTCTGTGCTGGATTGGTGGCGCCTTCATGGTGGCAAGAcaaaattaaaagcaatagcTATTAAGGTCCTATCACAAGTGGTTACTGCATCTTCAATTGAGCGCGAATGGAACACATACAACTATATCCATAATGTGAAAAAGGATGTCCTGAATGGACATCGAGCAGACACACTTGTTTATATCCATTCAAATCTTCGCCTATTGA GTACAAAAATAAGTCTGCTTATTTGCTTGGGCCTCATAAAAAATGGGACCTTGATCCTGAGAATCCTGTTATTGAGGAAGACCTAA